The Bacillus sp. B-jedd sequence GTCCGGGAAATCGAAAGCATCAAATCGGAAATCAGTTCTGAAAAAGATATGCTGCAGGACAAGCTGAAGAAAAGGGAACAGCAACTCATGCTTGAAAAGCGCCGTAACGATGAACTCCAGGGTGAGGTGGCGAAACTAGCAAGGGAAATACATGCCTTCAACCAACTGGGTGATGCGGCTAAAATCCAGAACTTAAAATCGTACAACCAAAGGCTTAACTACATCATTGACAGCTTCGGCGTCGTTCTCCAAGTCGGAAGTTAGGCAAACACTTAACAAAAAAGCTATCTCACCAAGGTAGCTTTTTCCTTTTGCACTATGGATAGTGGATTTGGTATTAATCGTTTCCTTGTTGATTGGAGCGGAAGGCATGTAGACTCCTCGAAAACGCTATCGCGTTTCCTTCGTGCAAAGTCCATTCGAGGAAGTCGGTTGTCCTGCGGGACAGAGCAGCAAGTGGAGACCCCACAGGAGCAGCGCGACGAGGAGGCTCCACTGATGCCCCGCGGAAAGCGAAATGCCTAGAGCGGAAATCAACCACCTCATTCCAATTTTGATTTCAATATTTATTTCAACCTATAAAATGTAATGTATTTCTCTTAACAAAATCCACGTCTATCCGATAATACAAATAAGTATTTAAACCGCTTATCTATGAAAGGAGTTCATATAAATGAGTTTAAAAAACCCTTACCAAGCCTACCAAACACAGTCGGTCGTAACTTCCCGCACTGAAGACCTCACGTATTTGCTTTATCAAGGATTGATCAAATTTATCCGTCTGTCCAAAGTCGCACTCGAACAGAATAACATAGAGGAATCAAACCGAAATAACCTGCGAGCCCAGGATATTCTGACTGAATTAATGGTAACCTTAAAACCTGGTTTTGAGATTTCCCAACCTATGATGACATTATATGATTTTATGAAATCCCGCTTAATTTCCGCAAATATTGAGAAAAACATCGCCTTCCTCGAAGAAGTCGAAGGATTGGCCGAAGATATGGCGGAAACCTGGAAACAGGCAACGGACAGGAACTAAATAATATGAGTATAAGACAAATAGTAGAGGAAATTGGATTTGTAACAAACCAAATGTACAATGCTTTTGAAAGTGAAAATTATGAAGAGATGGAAAAGTTGTTAGAGACTCGCCAAAACCTGTTTCTCCAAGCAGATGAATACATGAGGGAGAATCCTGGATTTCAATATGACGCCGGTCAAAAAGAAATATTGGCCCAATCACTGTCTCTTGATCGGAAACTTGCTGCGGGGCTTAAAGAAAATCTTGCGGTAAATAGTATCGCCCGCAACGAATTAAAGGAGAGGAGCAGGGCTACAGAAGGCTATAGCTCCTATCAAAATCAAACAAGTGGAGCCTTCTTGGATTTGAAAATAGGAAGGTAATAGTGCGTTGGCCCGCAAATTCGTTTGCGTGACCACGCATTTTTTTATGTCCGTATCAAAATATTTTTGCGTGAACCCGCAATATTTTTTCGGTCTTCTCAAAGAAGGAAATCATATACAATACACGTATAAGAACAGAGAAAAAATGTTTTGTTTGTAAAAGTTTGTTAGGAATTGGCGGATAGTGTTGATAGGGTGCGAATTGTGAGGAAAGCCTTAAGGACAGATTATCATTAGGGTTAATGGAGAGGGAGAGACGGAATGATCCAACAGCAACAAAAAAATGGCAAAAATGTGACAGGCAAGGTTTACAATTTTTTTGATTATAAGAAGAAAAAACCTTATTTTTTGAAACCTATCAAAATCACTGTTGGCAATTCAACAAATGAAACTTATTATATGATTAAGAATCTGGTCTACATGGAGAAACAAATCCTTGTCCTCCGCAAGGAACAGGATCCCTTTAATATCATTTTGGTTGAGGCGAAGATAGAGAATGGCTCTTTAAAATCAATTTCCATGCTGCCGAAAGATTTAATGAGTGATATTTCGGGTTTGTTAAAAGAGACGATTTAATAGTTTCACTGCATATCAGGATGAAAGGATGAATCAATCCATTGATTATAGGTGACGATTGGCTGACTAAATCCATGCTTATCAATACACTTTCGCGCACGGGCAATAAGAGCCTGCCATCTGCACTATCAAATACCGGTAACCTTTTCGCCGAAGTTTTTACCCAGTACTTACAAATGCAGAATGAATCGAAAGCTCCACAGTCTGACGTTGTATCTTTTACCCCGATCCCGGAAAGCCTAAACCTCTCTTTTGAAAAAAAATTAACTTTTTTTTCAGAACCATTTTCCGGAGACGGTCAGAGGCCATTGCATTACACCGATTTAAACAGCGATAAAATTGACCAATCACTTGGAGGCAAACTTACCGGGATGGGAAAGGCATTTATCCAGGCGGGACAAAAGTATAACATTAATCCCGCATTGCTTGTCGCTGTTGCCCAGCACGAAACGGGGAATGGCACTTCCAAGGCCGCGGCTTTCAAAAATAACATCGCTGGAATGATGGGCAAATATGGACTGAAATCGTACGCATCGGTTGAGGAAAGCATTTTCGATATGGCCCGTAATCTAAGTGAAAACTATCTAAAAACAGGGTTAACAAGCATTAATAAAATTGCAGCCAAATATGCTCCAGTCGGGGCAGCGAATGATCCGAATGGCCTTAATAACCATTGGGTAACAGGTGTGACAAAATATTTCGATAAGTTAATTACATAAGTGAAAGAGATGTGAAAGAGTAATATATCTGCTTTTTCATTTTTTCGCTTGCAATTTTTAAAAATTTATTTTGATAGCATCAAAAATTTTGATATTTAAAGGGGGGATTCTTTTGAATACCATCAGCCTTTTACATTCAGCATTGAATGCTTCAAATCTTCGACAACAAGCCATTTCAAATAATATTGCCAATGCGGAGACTCCTGGATTCAAGGCGAAAAATGTCGTTTTTGAAGAACTTTTGAAAAGTAAACTTGCAAACCAATCAAGTTTTGTCGGGAAAAGAACAGATTACCGCCACTTTGAAATTGGAAGATCTTCATCACTACCAGTCCCTCAGATTGCAGAAAATAAAAATATCGCCATGCAAATAAACGGTAACAATGTGGACATTGATGAGGAGATGACTCGGCTTGGGAAAAATGCTCTTTGGTATAACACGGTGGCAACTCAGCTTTCAAGCGAGTTTCAAAACTTGTCAATCGCCATTAAAGGGAGGGTTTGATTACAATGTTTGATTCTTTAAATATTAACGCTTCAGCCTTGACCGCGCAGCGGCTGCGGATGGATGTCGTTTCTTCGAATATCGCCAATGCATCATCAACACGCGGGCGGTTTGTTGAGGGGAAATGGGAACCATACCAGCGGAAAATGGTCGTGATGGAACCGCGGCAAAGCCAATTCGGCCAGATATTCCAGGGGGAAATCGGCAAAAAGAT is a genomic window containing:
- the fliS gene encoding flagellar export chaperone FliS; amino-acid sequence: MSLKNPYQAYQTQSVVTSRTEDLTYLLYQGLIKFIRLSKVALEQNNIEESNRNNLRAQDILTELMVTLKPGFEISQPMMTLYDFMKSRLISANIEKNIAFLEEVEGLAEDMAETWKQATDRN
- a CDS encoding glucosaminidase domain-containing protein, which produces MIIGDDWLTKSMLINTLSRTGNKSLPSALSNTGNLFAEVFTQYLQMQNESKAPQSDVVSFTPIPESLNLSFEKKLTFFSEPFSGDGQRPLHYTDLNSDKIDQSLGGKLTGMGKAFIQAGQKYNINPALLVAVAQHETGNGTSKAAAFKNNIAGMMGKYGLKSYASVEESIFDMARNLSENYLKTGLTSINKIAAKYAPVGAANDPNGLNNHWVTGVTKYFDKLIT
- the flgB gene encoding flagellar basal body rod protein FlgB; protein product: MNTISLLHSALNASNLRQQAISNNIANAETPGFKAKNVVFEELLKSKLANQSSFVGKRTDYRHFEIGRSSSLPVPQIAENKNIAMQINGNNVDIDEEMTRLGKNALWYNTVATQLSSEFQNLSIAIKGRV